The genomic interval tttttccgcTCTGTTGGTTTGTCCTTGAATGGTCAGAGCGATGTGGAGAACGCGGGTTTAAGTGGGTTTTAGTTATGGCTGCTTTGAAAGGACAGTTTCATAATAGACCACTTGGCCATTTAATGGACGAGCAATAAGGTGGAAACATGTGAGAAAGTGTTTTAGTTTTAGAGTCCTCAGAAAGGGCATGaaataacaaatgagaaaaaacaaacaaacatcactgTTCTTCATGTATAACACAGCAAATATCCACATGAACAAGTCAGAAGAACACTCAACACAATTTATAAAACAATGCTTTTGTAACATTAAAAAATCTTTACAAAAATAACAAACATTTTTTCTGCAATATGTTAGATGTTGAACATCACCCAAAAGGCATGTGTGGctgcatgcgtgtgcctgtgtgtatgagcTAGGAAAATGAACAAAAACCACATCGCCCCCTTTGGCATCAGaaggtgaaaagtgtgtgtgtgtgtgtgtgtgtgtgtgtgtgcgcgtgcgtgtgtgtgtgtgtatccgtcctCACCGAGTGTGAAGAGTGGGGGGCTGAAGTCGGTGACGGTGAGGTTGTAGACGGTGACGGGGCGTGCTGGTTTGGCCTCCACCTCCTGGCCCTTCTTCAGGAGCACCGACAGGCGCTGGCCATCTTTCTTCAGGGCAGAGTACCTGAGCATCACATTACcggtacattatattatattatattacattcagggcaataaattaacttttttccatcaCTAGCTCAAAAATCGTATAAGGGAAAAAGATgtgttaaaacccgcccatccaatgcaaaggagtgtgctcaaaactcggtctcctaagggggcgttgtccctccttctcctatttttgtggtgtttgcacaagatgtgcgctaccgccatctacagcgctaaggggactccatttattcacaacctcaagactccgaaggtctcctaatcgaaggccTCCTAAAGAGGgtacatggataccggaaaagaacccgcccgATTTCTCTCTCATATACAATTCTCTGACTATCCATCACTAtctggctagtagatgctaagtCTTACAAACCACATATACACTTACTACCAATCAAAGTGGCTAGTCAGTTctcttttctaccagccgaaTGTAATTTTCCCCAGGCCGGTTGGctcgtgttaatttagagcctcgATTACATTGCGCTGCATTATATTAACTTATATGACATTAaactgactcttttatccaaagtgactcaccATAGTGTAAGCTACAGTTATTGTCCTTACATCTTGACAGGAGTGTCAGCAAAGTCTATTTAATGGTCGATGTTTCAAATTAAAAAGTGTAAAATTGCAAATAAGGAGTGACCCAAGAGGCACTACCAGAGTTCTTGGCATGTATTAACATTACTTACACAAATTTGTAATTTGCATTGCACCATTCTTACAAAACTATATGACAAATAAAATTCAAATTCTATCCATTAGCATCCATTCATTTACACTTTTTAGCGCATTAACTTCACCAGTCCAGCTACCATATGAAACACTGCCAACTTCCTTTTACAGCATAGACCACATATGCTGTAGTAGTACCTAAGCATCAAACTGTTGACTACTGAACATCACACAAATCTTGTGCAGGGCATTCCACCTGGTCTAATCATCTAGCATCTCCGCCATAACGTTGTCAAATTATACTGAGTAATTGGGCAATTAGCCACCACTAATAGTCTCTGTTGGGCAAGTCTGCAGCAGTCTGTGCCAACTGTGCAACTGCCAACGGGTGTTGAAGGGGGAGCTTTGAGGCTCACCACAGCTACCTGTTACAGCTTATCTTGCCGAAagaatggtgtgtttgtgtgtgtgtgcgcgagtgcgagtgtgtgtgtgtgtgtgtgtgtgtgtgcgcgagtgcgagtgtgtgtgtgtgtgtgtgtgtgtggctgttttctGCTCAAGCAAATGCAATAAATGTCTCGTTACACTCTTCAATGTTTCTGCATGTGTAATTCCCTGTTATTTATGGCCGCTCTTGTTTGtctttggcaaaaggcagcacagtttcaatgagcagcatagttgcacctAGTTGTACCTACTCTGGTCAATCCTACATACTGCACCTTTAAGTCAAAAATTTTGACTGGGATCTAATGGACAAATAAAACCTATTTTCCACCTCGTCTTTCCCCCTAGATCACTATGTTGTACCTGGTGTGATGGTCGACTTCATTCGTCAAGCGCTTTGTGAGTTGTGCATGTGCAAAAATACATGGCACGTTAACATAAGGCACGTTAACTGTAGGGTTGGCTGCTTCCCTTCAGCTTTGGTTCAACCAAATTTCATGACTACCGAAAATATTCGGACTACACAAGAGAAGTCGCATGACTGACGTGCAGGCATGTTAACGGTAGGGCTGGCTTCTCGCCTTCAGCCTCCGTTCACCCTCTCATGaaaaggggtgcatttctcgacaacattgttcTAACAAAGTTAGCAAATTACTTTGCTGTaaggcaatttcccattggaaacctagtaagttgctaactggttagcaacaattcTTTCAGGAAACGGGGTCCAGAACAAGTGTTCTGCCTCAGGGGAGCACGAGAAGCGTGGAGAGAGtgagtggagtccaatatgcagacttccctcctcccttgctcacttgcctgcttgtgatctcatgatgatgtcactgacaacggaaaatgaattcaatatcttgcaaaagcgcaattgtaaagtcattttctcatttgcaaactggatgatgaataaagaatagtccccccaaaattattttggctaggctgacagctgggaaactttattgttttctccacggaggaggggccaggaggcggggcgaggccacaagcacaagtggaggaagcaaggtcgcatattgggatgcacccagtgacTCACAGGGGAGGGACCTGCATGATGTCTCCCGTGAACTTCTGCAGGTGCTCCTCAAGGCTCTCTCTGGTCACATGATCTGCAGAACAACATCACACAAGTTAGGAAGTACGAACGCACTGTGAGTAGCCAGTTCAAAGTAGGTAGTAAATAAATAAGGATTTCTTTCCTCAAGTTCTCTACAGTGGGTGCATGAATTAGATGATATCTGTATACTGAATATTGTAGAGTACTGCACATTGAACTACAACTCTCTATGTGCATGCATTCTGTCTATAGTGTTAGCATGTGATGTGTTCAGACAGACAACTCTGTTATCATCCTCAGTATTCGGAATGAGCCGTTCATATGCCAAAAGTATCCTGGTGTCATTCAGAATGCTTACCTTAGCAAAGCTCATTTTCTCAGAAGCCATTGGGTTTATTTGTAGTACTGAAATTCTGAGCAAAATTCTCTACATGTACAAACAGGCAGGATAGATAATATTCTGACCATATTTTAGCCATTGAAGGGTGTATTAAAAACTAGTTTAAGGCCATGCTTAAACCTAGATGCAACCTCGGGCCAGGCAGAGATTATGGCAATAATCGTGTTGTTGCATCTCCAAGTCCAAATGAATGAATGCCCAGAAAACTGTGTTTCACTAACTTAGCAGTCTTCTGGGAATACATTCCACACAACAAGTAGCAGACAACATTGCTGTGTGCGTGAACCTACGTGTAGGTACGATAATAATCAGTGTATACCTTCTATGGTAGGGCCACCTGCAATGTAATCAACTGATTAAGATGCCACCTAACTGGAGAATAACTAACATACACTAAACATTTTTATATTCAAATGTACACGATGTCAATACCAATATATCTACGATACCAACAGACCTACGACATCACTCCTCCTATACTTTGCCAATTACTTACCATAGCTTTTCTCTTGTACAACAGCGCCTGTGGCATCGTGCGTGTCCGTAGCCTTCCCCAGCTCTCCAATAGCAGTGTATTTCTAGGAAGAAAGTATACTCCACAGATTAGTCAATGACAACTAGGAGACAAATGGGTCAGAAATTAAACCCACACTGGGTTACCAGTATGAACATTTCattacgtctgtctgtctgagcacGACTCTGTCAACCCTAGATGCTTCACTCTGGTCCACTTCAGCTTCACCGTTTCCGATTCTTACCTTTGAACCTGCAAGCATGGTGGTGAGCATCTTGGTCCCATCTCCAATCCCAACAACTGAAACAGAGAGTCAACATCAGTtcttcaattttttttcagaattcaacaCATCCACATACAATAATAATCTTTGCACATATCAGCAGAGAGAATACAGGCATGCCTAGAATGCATGCAATACATCTGACCAGTGGGAACACAGAGCAAAGAATGTAACCGCACTGAGTACTGGAGTTTGTTTAAAAGAGTGGGGGTCCGGTTTCTTATGCATTCGCCAATTTTGATAAGAGGGTGACTGGCAATGAATTAATAACTGAATATCCTTACCAAGTACACCAGAGGCCGCACTGTCCAGAGTGCCTCCATGGCCGATTTTCAAGGCTTGTTTTTTCCTCTTACGCGGATTGGGATTTGCTATCCCTGCCTCTAAACAACAGGAACATAACACAACAGGTGAGGCTTCAAAAGCATCTGAAGAACAACTCCAACTGGAGTGTGACCTAAAAGTGATGTAGGCTACGCTGAAGTGTGAATTGTTATGAGGGGGTCATACAGTTAGTTAATGCAAATACCTTTTAGCAGTGCCTCTTTGAAATTGTTTAACACGTCTGCTGAGGTCGGCCCGCATTTCTTATAAATTGCAAAAATTCCATTCAAAGACTGTAATTTCGATAACCCAACATTTTGGACCCCTTTCGCCGCCATGCTTCTCCTCCAACTGATTCAAAACGCTGGTCGCACAATGTTGACGTAACATTTCAGGAAGACTTGTGGGTAGTGAAGTCATATGAGCCACGATATTCGTCTGCAATGCAGTTGTATAATCTGCCGAGCTGTGGAATTCACACAATAACCAGAGAGACATATTTAAggctaaagttttttttttttttttttttaattagaccttgcATAACTTGGGTAAAATCTCAACATGCTTTCCGTTTCACcctctaggcctaggcctactgcccAAGTTCTTCTCGTaggctactactaggcctacttgtaaaaTCTCtgctatagagctcttcagcgttgacgtcaacttgtatgcggcgtttggactaccggttccatggcgattttttacattgcaaaacgccatagagattcaggtttggcaaaaatataagttgcacggcaacaacgaacattagcgtgtccccgcatccctttctcattagtggaacggatcgtatcatcatgttggtgtattcacatgttaaatcatgacgattttaattcaatattgctaacccctttctgatcattaaaacttccgaactacatactttcctttggttgccatgggtacaagcctccgcacgtacatgacggcgccgcttctgtagtcgccaaaagtttccgggtttagcatatggacgcaacatcgtatttatgtcgaagtttgacacaaaatgatcaaccatgtcatacctacagcctatttttaacaccctcgacagtttgcgggggttcgctaagcgcgtgcttgcactcggagcttatttgaaatttacccctattcattcccaatggaggccggaagccgataggaaccaggacgtccttaaatgctaacatgaaagactacaatctactacatgcttccgcttccgctgaagaactctattgcgcTTTGGTCCACAACACTTAAGGCACTCTGGTAGGCTAACTTGTTGAATGCCTGATCAACATATAGCCTAGGGAGAACGAGAACAGATAGGGTATCTACTCTACTAGAAGAGTGAAAATAGccctttttatttattcccaaatatTTACCTATGCTACTTCCCTACTGTAGTTTTCTTCATGCTGAAATGGTAACACCAGCATGGGAATATAAATGCAAGCATTTTACCAGACAGCAGAGGGCAGTGTGGGATGATGAAATAGGCCCTCAGTAGCGCATTGATGAggcagaaggggaaaaaaagaggctCAGGCGGAGCACCCTTTTATTATAATAACAGGTGCTTCACTAAATACTGAATCATGGTGTGATTGCGTGACAATGCCAAACCAATTCTATCTGcctgaaaacaaaaaaatatgctgTAGTGCTAAGCATTCCACATATTTGTAGTCTATTCCCATGTGCACGCAGGCTCAGGTTGCTTTGGTCATGCCAATCCCACCCCTTcgctctcctccactgtctccatcttcgactgtcctgactgtctatatacatacagtatactgtatacagggcttgacactggcacctgccaaccggccaaatgctggtaaaacttggctgtggctagtaatactttcagtgtcactagccaatttggctggcagcttattccttggtatggcatacgaatcatagtagcctatattctgttgtttaccccttgtgtatcaattgtttgtatttaagttcaagaaaaagctcagtaactctaaAGTTtctctgaatggctagtgactcggggaagctactagccacagtggccggcggatgaaaaagttaatgtcaagccctgactgtatatactgtagagatgtacaggatccaagatccggttccggatccggcaggataatagcgcgcgcatgtgtgtgtgcgtgcgtgtgtgtgtgcgcgtgcgtgcatgtgtgcttgtgtgtgtatgtgcatgtgtgtgtgtgtgcgtgtgtgtgtgtgtgtgtgtgtgtgtgtctgtgtgcgcgtacctctgtgtgtgtgtgtgtgtgtgtgtgtgtgtgtgtgtgtgtgtgtgtgtgtgtgtgtgtgtgtgtgtgtgtgtgtgtgtgtgtgtgtgcgtgcgtgtgtgtatgtgtttgtacatgcgtgcgtgcgtgcgtgtcttttgGTCCCTGCTGCTCAATGGCCTCCAAACCCCAATCTATTCTTGATCCAATGTCGCAAAGATCGCTTCTTTGGCGGCTTGGTCAAGCTCTCGGCCTTGTTGCCGttgctgtctccctctctgtttgcCTCCACCTGGAGTTCCTTTGTTCTCACGACCTGGATCTGTGCATGGCATTCTGTGGCATGGAGGGCCATCAAGGTGTTGTCTTCTTTCACTCTTTCCAGCATCCTCAGTCCCTCATCAAAGTTGCCAGACTCATAGCAAACCGCCTGTCCGGCTGCACCACCAGCCATGTTCTGCATCTCCAAAGCTGCCAGCCTTTCCTCCAGGTTTTTGATCTTTCTCTCCTGAGCCTCTTTTTCGTTCTCTCGTTTGGCTCTCTGTGCCCTGGCTCTTTTCAGCATCAGCTTCTTCGTCTCCTCCATGTCATCTCTGTGAGAAAGAAAAGGTGGGAGAAGGAAGATGAGGACGATGTGGAAGAATAGCAGACATTCCCATACAGAATAATAGTGGAAGGCCGATGTCAGAGGTAAAGAAAAAAGGCACtttcaaacacactcacgcatacatgcatgcactcaggcacgaacgcacacaggcacaaacgcacAGATGCAAAGATGAAAACAtgcgcacaaacgcacatgcacacacacacacacacacacacacacacacacacacacacacacacacacacacacacacacacacacacacacacacacacacacacaggcaaaaataGTTTTTGTAACAGGGTTGCGAGCATATTCAGGGACACAAGGTCATGGCACAATAAATAGTATTTAGAATACATTAAAATGGTAAAAAATAGTTTTAACAGCTAAAGTAGATACGTTTAATgatgaataaagtaaaaaataagaCATTTAATATGTTAATTAGATTTTAAAACTGATTTAAGTTTGCCACCAGGAAGCCGGGACAGGAGAAAAAATTAAGGGTTTCTAACAACTACTCTGCATTTTTAGTCCTGTATAGAAACCACTGTTCGATAAAAATTGTTCATATTAATTTGCAAGTAAAGAGTCTATTTTTCTTATTTTGGTCACAAATATTTGTAATATTAGGTGCGGGACAGCAAATGTCCTTTAATTCTGGAATGAaaagctataatctggcacaagccatctttttacttctgtaaacaatgtctattgtgcatggtcccttttgaactaaactaactaaactaaactaaactaaacacacacacacctacatctacacacacacacactcacacacgtacacacacacacacgcacgtgcacacacacactcacacacacacgtacacacacgtgcacgcacacacacgcttgcagtcGGAACACAGCCGTCTTCCCGAAATTTGATGCTGCTGGCCTACCTGAATGTCATCACCTGGTGTGCCAAggctgggaggtgtgtgtgtgtgtacgcgcgcatgtgtgtgtgtgtgtgtgtgtgtgtgtgtgtgtgtgtgtgtgtgtgtgtgtgtgtgtgtgtgtgtgtgtgtgtgtgtgtgtgtgtgtgtgtgtgtgtgtgtgtgtgcgtgc from Engraulis encrasicolus isolate BLACKSEA-1 chromosome 17, IST_EnEncr_1.0, whole genome shotgun sequence carries:
- the trub1 gene encoding probable tRNA pseudouridine synthase 1 produces the protein MAAKGVQNVGLSKLQSLNGIFAIYKKCGPTSADVLNNFKEALLKEAGIANPNPRKRKKQALKIGHGGTLDSAASGVLVVGIGDGTKMLTTMLAGSKKYTAIGELGKATDTHDATGAVVQEKSYDHVTRESLEEHLQKFTGDIMQVPPLYSALKKDGQRLSVLLKKGQEVEAKPARPVTVYNLTVTDFSPPLFTLDIECGGGFYVRSLVDDLGKALSSCAHVRELVRTKQGQFTLDEHTLREERWTVEDITAALQPCPPPPPSAKHQSGPHNKQMPTPGGPDTLAKPKTDSTDGPKQADSNKADHEADKPSPDGIVAPNSGTENRNSTNNNNSSTLSENNISSSSNDNSIINKAAAQPSTPEKAEGKDQAEQANGKD